Proteins from a genomic interval of Pseudomonas sp. RC10:
- a CDS encoding fatty acid--CoA ligase: MLQTRVIPPADGAYQYPLLIKSLLMSGSRYEKSREIVYRDQSRYSYLTLNERICRLANVLTEAGVKAGDTVAVMDWDSHRYLECMFAIPMIGAVIHTINVRLSPDQILFTMNHAEDKFVLVNSEFVPLYNCFASKLTTVEKTLLLTDTADKTADLPDLVGEYETLLAAASPHYRFEDFDENSVATTFYTTGTTGNPKGVYFTHRQLVLHTMAVATIMGSVEGQLCSDKVYMPITPMFHVHAWGVPYAATMLGVKQVYPGRYDPELLVELWRKEKVTFSHCVPTIMQMVLNAKAAKDVDFTGWNIIIGGSSLNRSLYEAAKAKGIQLTGAYGMSETGPLVSVAHLNDELMAGSEDERITYRIKAGTPGVLVEAAIVDSEGNFLPSDGETQGELVLRAPWLTESYYREPQKGAELWAGGWLHTGDVATLDSMGGIDIRDRIKDVIKTGGEWVSSLELEDLCSRHPGVREVAVVGVADPQWGERPFALLVVREGHVVDAKALKEHLKPFVEQGHINKWAIPSQIALVTEIPKTSVGKLDKKKIRLDILEWQSTNSTFLSTL, from the coding sequence ATGCTGCAGACTCGCGTGATTCCGCCAGCCGATGGCGCGTACCAGTACCCCCTGTTGATCAAAAGTCTGCTGATGTCGGGCAGTCGTTACGAGAAATCGCGGGAAATCGTTTACCGGGACCAATCACGCTATTCGTATCTGACCCTCAACGAGCGCATCTGCAGACTGGCCAATGTGCTGACCGAGGCGGGGGTGAAAGCGGGTGATACCGTGGCCGTCATGGATTGGGACAGCCATCGTTATCTGGAATGCATGTTTGCCATTCCCATGATTGGCGCCGTGATTCACACCATCAACGTGCGCCTCTCGCCGGATCAGATTCTGTTCACCATGAACCACGCCGAAGACAAGTTCGTGCTGGTCAACAGCGAGTTCGTCCCCCTCTATAACTGCTTCGCGAGCAAGCTGACCACGGTCGAGAAGACCCTGTTGCTCACCGACACAGCAGACAAGACCGCCGACCTTCCTGACCTGGTGGGTGAGTATGAAACACTGCTGGCGGCTGCCAGCCCGCACTACCGCTTCGAGGATTTCGACGAGAACTCAGTGGCGACGACGTTCTACACCACCGGCACCACGGGCAACCCCAAAGGGGTGTATTTCACTCACCGTCAGTTGGTGCTGCACACTATGGCCGTCGCGACGATCATGGGCAGCGTCGAAGGGCAGCTGTGCAGCGACAAGGTCTACATGCCGATCACGCCGATGTTCCACGTGCATGCGTGGGGTGTGCCGTACGCGGCGACCATGCTCGGCGTGAAGCAGGTTTACCCCGGTCGTTATGACCCGGAATTGCTGGTCGAGCTATGGCGCAAGGAGAAGGTCACGTTCTCCCACTGTGTGCCGACCATCATGCAAATGGTGCTCAACGCCAAGGCCGCCAAGGATGTGGATTTCACCGGCTGGAACATCATCATCGGCGGCAGCTCGCTCAACCGTTCGCTCTACGAAGCGGCCAAGGCCAAGGGCATTCAACTGACGGGTGCGTATGGCATGTCCGAAACCGGGCCCCTCGTTTCGGTGGCGCACTTGAACGACGAACTGATGGCGGGCAGCGAAGACGAGCGCATCACGTACCGGATCAAGGCCGGCACACCCGGTGTTTTGGTGGAGGCCGCGATTGTCGACAGCGAGGGTAATTTCCTGCCGTCCGATGGCGAGACCCAAGGCGAGTTGGTGTTGCGCGCGCCATGGCTGACCGAGAGCTACTACCGCGAACCGCAAAAAGGCGCCGAGCTGTGGGCCGGTGGCTGGCTGCACACAGGCGACGTGGCGACGCTCGACAGCATGGGCGGCATCGACATTCGCGATCGCATCAAGGACGTGATCAAGACGGGCGGGGAATGGGTGTCTTCGCTGGAGCTCGAAGACCTGTGCAGCCGCCACCCCGGCGTGCGCGAAGTGGCCGTGGTCGGGGTCGCCGATCCACAGTGGGGCGAACGTCCCTTTGCGTTACTGGTGGTGCGCGAAGGTCATGTGGTCGACGCCAAGGCCTTGAAAGAACACCTGAAACCTTTCGTGGAACAGGGGCACATTAACAAGTGGGCGATTCCGAGCCAGATCGCCCTTGTTACTGAAATTCCCAAGACCAGTGTCGGCAAGCTCGACAAGAAGAAAATCCGCCTCGACATCCTCGAATGGCAGAGCACCAACAGTACTTTCCTCTCGACTCTCTGA
- a CDS encoding 2-hydroxyacid dehydrogenase, translated as MSSQRRAVFLDHTSLDLGDLDLNPWRETFGELVLHSSTTADQVIERLQGAHAVISNKIMIDAATFAACPDLKLVLVTATGVNNVDLDAARKHGVVVSNCQGYGTPSVAQHALMLLLAMATRLPDYQQAIQQGQWQKSKQFCLLDFPIVELEGKTLGLLGHGELGGAVAKLAEAFGMRVIVGQIPGRPARPDRVPLHELLPQVDALTLHCPLNEHTRDMINAHELSLMKPKAFIVNTARGGLINEQALADALRNGHLGGAATDVLTVEPPVNGNALLSGDIPRLIVTPHSAWGSQEARQRIVGQVNENARAFYAGAPIRVIS; from the coding sequence ATGTCGAGTCAACGCAGAGCAGTTTTCCTGGATCACACCTCACTGGATCTCGGCGATCTGGACCTGAATCCTTGGCGTGAAACCTTTGGTGAACTGGTCCTGCATTCCAGCACGACGGCTGATCAGGTGATTGAACGCCTGCAAGGTGCGCACGCAGTGATTTCCAACAAAATCATGATCGATGCCGCCACGTTCGCAGCGTGTCCTGACCTCAAGCTGGTACTCGTCACGGCCACGGGCGTGAACAACGTGGACCTCGACGCAGCGCGCAAACACGGCGTCGTGGTCAGCAACTGCCAGGGTTACGGCACACCCTCCGTGGCGCAGCATGCCCTGATGTTGTTGCTGGCGATGGCCACGCGTCTGCCGGACTATCAGCAAGCGATTCAACAGGGTCAGTGGCAGAAGTCGAAGCAGTTCTGCCTGCTGGACTTCCCCATCGTGGAGCTGGAAGGCAAGACGCTGGGCCTGTTGGGCCATGGCGAACTGGGCGGCGCGGTGGCGAAACTCGCGGAAGCGTTTGGCATGCGCGTGATCGTGGGGCAGATTCCCGGCCGCCCTGCCCGTCCGGATCGCGTGCCGTTGCACGAATTGCTGCCGCAGGTGGACGCCCTGACCCTGCACTGCCCGCTCAACGAACACACCCGCGACATGATCAACGCCCACGAACTGAGCCTGATGAAACCCAAGGCGTTTATCGTCAACACCGCGCGTGGAGGATTGATCAACGAACAGGCGCTGGCCGACGCCCTGCGCAACGGCCATCTGGGCGGCGCGGCCACCGACGTGTTGACTGTCGAGCCACCGGTCAACGGCAACGCGCTGCTGTCCGGCGACATCCCACGCCTGATCGTCACCCCGCACAGCGCCTGGGGCAGCCAGGAAGCCCGCCAGCGCATCGTCGGCCAAGTCAACGAAAACGCCCGCGCGTTCTATGCCGGTGCGCCGATTCGGGTGATCAGCTGA
- a CDS encoding M48 family metallopeptidase, translating into MRKAFTLCSLSAALLVAGCQAVNTTRGDSVGVERKQYMFSMLSTDQVNQMYAQSYQQTVSEASSKGVLDKDSAEANRVQAVAQRLIAQAPKLRPDAAQWQWDVNLIKSDELNANCGPGGKIIVYSGLIDTLKLSDDELAAVMGHEIAHALREHGREAMSKAYGIQMAKTGAGSLLGLGQDSLALADTVVNYSLTLPNSRANENEADLIGLELSARAGYNPNAAITLWQKMQAQAGASQPEFMSTHPASSNRIASLQAAIPKVMPLYEQAPKG; encoded by the coding sequence ATGCGTAAGGCCTTTACTCTCTGTTCCCTGAGCGCCGCGTTGCTGGTGGCAGGCTGTCAAGCCGTCAACACCACCCGCGGAGATTCGGTGGGCGTCGAGCGCAAGCAGTACATGTTCAGCATGTTGTCGACGGATCAGGTCAATCAGATGTACGCGCAGTCCTACCAGCAAACGGTCAGCGAGGCGTCGTCCAAGGGTGTGTTGGATAAGGACAGCGCCGAGGCCAATCGCGTCCAAGCCGTTGCCCAGCGGCTGATCGCTCAGGCGCCGAAGCTGCGTCCGGATGCCGCGCAGTGGCAGTGGGATGTGAACCTGATCAAGAGCGATGAGCTGAACGCCAACTGCGGCCCGGGCGGGAAGATCATCGTGTACAGCGGTTTGATCGATACGCTCAAACTCAGCGATGACGAATTGGCGGCGGTGATGGGGCATGAAATCGCCCATGCCTTGCGCGAGCACGGTCGTGAAGCGATGTCCAAGGCGTATGGCATCCAGATGGCCAAGACAGGCGCAGGCTCATTGCTCGGTCTGGGGCAGGACAGCCTGGCGCTGGCCGACACCGTGGTCAATTACAGCCTGACGTTGCCGAACAGCCGTGCCAATGAAAACGAAGCCGACCTGATCGGGTTGGAGCTGTCGGCCCGTGCCGGTTACAACCCCAATGCCGCGATCACCCTGTGGCAGAAGATGCAGGCTCAGGCGGGGGCGTCGCAGCCGGAGTTCATGAGCACTCACCCGGCTTCGTCCAATCGGATTGCCTCGTTGCAGGCGGCGATTCCGAAGGTGATGCCGCTCTACGAGCAAGCGCCGAAGGGGTGA
- a CDS encoding LysE family transporter, which translates to MYWTEFFTVALIHLLAVASPGPDFAVVVRESVTHGRKAGTYTAMGVGTAIFLHVGYSLLGIGLIVSQSIVLFNALKWAAAAYLLYIGIKALRAKPANASDAPVDLAKGERTARGAFTAGFVTNGLNPKATLFFLSLFTVVINPHTPLLVQAGYGVYLAVATGVWFCLVARLFSQERVRAGFARMGHWFDRAMGGVLVALGLKLALTEMH; encoded by the coding sequence ATGTACTGGACGGAATTTTTCACCGTAGCCCTCATTCACCTGCTCGCCGTGGCCAGCCCCGGCCCTGACTTTGCGGTGGTCGTGCGCGAAAGCGTGACCCACGGTCGCAAGGCGGGCACTTACACCGCCATGGGCGTGGGGACGGCGATTTTCCTGCACGTCGGCTATTCGCTGCTGGGCATCGGGCTGATCGTGTCGCAGTCCATCGTGCTGTTTAACGCGTTGAAGTGGGCCGCTGCGGCGTACCTGCTGTACATCGGCATCAAGGCCCTGCGCGCCAAACCGGCGAACGCATCGGACGCGCCGGTTGATCTTGCCAAGGGCGAGCGCACGGCGCGAGGCGCCTTTACCGCGGGTTTCGTCACCAACGGTTTGAACCCGAAAGCGACGCTGTTTTTTCTGTCGCTTTTCACCGTGGTGATCAACCCGCACACGCCGCTGCTGGTTCAGGCGGGTTATGGCGTTTATCTGGCCGTCGCGACCGGCGTCTGGTTTTGTCTGGTGGCGCGTCTGTTCAGCCAAGAGCGTGTTCGGGCCGGTTTCGCCCGCATGGGGCATTGGTTCGATCGGGCGATGGGCGGGGTGTTGGTCGCGCTGGGGCTGAAGCTCGCGTTGACCGAGATGCATTGA
- a CDS encoding DUF1302 domain-containing protein, whose product MTSANPFWRRARLPLAVSLASTLAGPAFGVSFNIGEIEGNFDSSLSIGASWSTQNANKNLIGSNNGGHGLSQTSDDGHLNFKSGETFSKIFKGIHDLELKYGDTGVFLRGKYWYDFELKDEGREFKDISDSGRKEGAKSSGFQLLDAFVYHNYSIADQPGAVRFGKQVVSWGESTFIGGGINSINPIDVSAFRRPGSEIKEGLIPVNMFYLSQSLTENLSAEGFYQLEWDQTVVDNCGTFFSQPDVIADGCQNNLAVLRTRNSLNAALPAALRGPVQATLAARGVNFGSPDEGAIVARGPDRDARDSGQYGLAMHYNFEPLDTEFGAYYMNYHSRSPIFSGKGGPASAYSAAGLVGGLASRGVPLGVATSLAPTLLPVVVAANSSYYVEYPEDIHLFGLSFSTTLPTGTAWSGELSYRPNAPVQLNTTDILYSGLTPLNPSVALLQGTPGADQKGYRRKEVSQAQTTFTHFFDQVMGAERLTMVGEVGWTHVGGLESTSKLRYGRDPSYGPGPLPNGQCTALNASTLAGAPLNNLSRYCENDGFTTTDSWGYRARAIWDYNNVFAGVNLKPSVAWSHDVKGYSPGPGGNFEEGRKAVSLGVEAEYQNTYTANLSYTNFFDGKYTTVDDRDFVALSFGVNF is encoded by the coding sequence ATGACATCAGCAAACCCGTTCTGGCGCCGGGCAAGATTGCCCTTGGCCGTCAGCCTCGCTTCCACGCTCGCCGGTCCTGCGTTCGGCGTCAGTTTCAACATCGGTGAAATCGAAGGTAATTTCGACTCGTCGCTCTCCATTGGCGCCAGTTGGTCTACCCAGAACGCCAACAAGAACCTCATCGGTTCCAACAACGGCGGACACGGTCTTTCGCAAACCTCCGATGACGGCCACCTGAACTTCAAAAGTGGGGAAACCTTTTCGAAGATCTTCAAAGGCATTCACGATCTGGAGCTGAAATACGGCGACACCGGCGTATTCCTGCGGGGCAAGTACTGGTACGACTTCGAACTCAAGGATGAAGGCCGCGAGTTCAAGGACATCAGCGACTCAGGCCGCAAAGAAGGCGCGAAGTCCTCAGGGTTCCAGCTGCTCGACGCGTTCGTTTACCACAACTACTCCATTGCTGATCAGCCTGGTGCCGTGCGTTTCGGTAAGCAGGTGGTGAGTTGGGGTGAGAGCACCTTTATCGGTGGCGGCATCAACAGCATCAACCCTATCGATGTGTCGGCGTTTCGCCGTCCTGGCTCAGAAATCAAGGAAGGCCTGATTCCGGTCAACATGTTTTACCTGTCGCAAAGTCTGACCGAGAACCTGTCGGCTGAAGGCTTCTATCAGCTGGAGTGGGACCAGACGGTCGTCGACAACTGCGGCACCTTCTTCTCGCAGCCTGACGTGATCGCCGACGGTTGCCAAAACAACCTGGCGGTACTGCGCACTCGCAACAGTCTGAACGCTGCCTTGCCGGCCGCATTGCGGGGGCCGGTTCAAGCGACGCTGGCAGCACGTGGCGTCAACTTCGGCAGCCCTGACGAGGGCGCCATCGTGGCCCGTGGCCCGGATCGCGATGCCCGCGACAGCGGCCAGTACGGCCTGGCCATGCACTACAACTTCGAGCCGCTGGACACCGAGTTCGGCGCCTACTACATGAATTACCACAGCCGCTCGCCGATCTTCAGTGGCAAGGGTGGCCCGGCCAGTGCCTACAGTGCGGCCGGTCTGGTAGGTGGTCTGGCGAGCCGCGGCGTACCGTTGGGTGTGGCCACCAGCCTCGCGCCTACCCTGCTGCCGGTCGTGGTCGCGGCCAACTCCAGCTATTACGTCGAATACCCCGAAGACATTCACCTGTTCGGCCTGAGCTTCTCCACCACGCTGCCTACCGGTACGGCGTGGAGCGGCGAGCTGAGCTACCGCCCGAACGCGCCGGTTCAGCTGAACACCACCGACATTCTGTATTCCGGCCTGACGCCGCTGAACCCAAGCGTTGCGTTGCTGCAAGGCACGCCGGGCGCTGACCAGAAAGGCTACCGCCGCAAGGAAGTCAGCCAGGCGCAGACCACCTTCACGCACTTCTTCGACCAGGTGATGGGCGCCGAGCGTCTGACCATGGTGGGCGAGGTGGGCTGGACTCACGTCGGTGGCCTGGAAAGCACGTCCAAACTGCGTTACGGACGTGACCCGAGCTACGGCCCTGGCCCGTTGCCGAATGGTCAATGTACCGCGCTCAACGCCAGCACCCTGGCAGGCGCGCCGCTCAACAACCTCAGCCGCTACTGCGAAAACGACGGTTTCACCACCACCGATTCGTGGGGTTATCGCGCCCGTGCCATCTGGGACTACAACAACGTGTTCGCCGGTGTGAACCTCAAGCCAAGCGTGGCGTGGTCCCACGACGTCAAAGGTTATTCGCCAGGCCCTGGCGGCAACTTCGAAGAAGGTCGCAAGGCCGTGAGCCTGGGCGTGGAGGCGGAATATCAGAACACCTACACCGCCAACCTTTCCTACACCAACTTCTTCGACGGCAAGTACACCACAGTGGATGACCGCGACTTCGTGGCCCTCAGCTTCGGTGTGAACTTCTAA
- a CDS encoding MFS transporter, translating to MSQSQRSNSPRRVIHFINAAHVIDHMFMLIFPAAVLGMTQAFALDYAQLIGLSLGGFIAFGACSLPAGWLGDRWSRRHMMLLFFFGIGAASIITGLSTSTTMLAVGMTLVGVFAAIYHPVGTAMLVAYAQNRGREIGVNGMWGNLGVAFSALLTGFLVAQFGWRSAFILPGSVSILIGLAFAWQIKDEPIPVRAHTAPKGKSGQRISMTMVFTVLAIATATGGVVFNATTMTYPKLFQDRLHDLFASPQTLGLIVSLAYAFGAIAQLTIGRFLDRFSLKWPFVILTICQAPFLFALAYVDSWPVMLLGAGFMFVVFGQVTVNDAMVANFVAPQWQSRVFALRYFLSFGASATAIPLIAYVEPRQGLAGLYLILAGFAALTFLAAAVFPRTPAENPSAQLA from the coding sequence ATGAGTCAATCCCAACGATCCAACTCACCCCGACGGGTGATCCATTTCATTAACGCCGCCCACGTCATCGATCACATGTTCATGCTGATTTTCCCGGCCGCCGTGCTGGGCATGACACAGGCCTTTGCGCTGGACTACGCCCAACTGATCGGCCTGTCGCTCGGCGGTTTCATTGCTTTCGGGGCTTGCTCGCTACCGGCGGGCTGGCTCGGTGATCGCTGGAGTCGGCGGCACATGATGCTGCTGTTCTTCTTCGGCATCGGCGCCGCTTCGATCATCACCGGGTTGAGCACCAGCACGACCATGCTGGCGGTCGGCATGACGCTGGTGGGCGTGTTCGCCGCCATCTATCACCCCGTCGGCACCGCCATGCTGGTGGCCTACGCGCAGAACCGTGGCCGCGAAATCGGTGTCAACGGCATGTGGGGCAACCTGGGCGTGGCGTTTTCCGCGCTGCTGACGGGCTTTCTCGTCGCGCAATTTGGCTGGCGCTCAGCCTTCATCCTGCCGGGCAGCGTGTCGATTCTGATCGGACTGGCGTTTGCCTGGCAGATCAAGGACGAGCCGATCCCGGTGCGGGCGCACACTGCGCCGAAAGGCAAATCCGGCCAGCGGATCTCCATGACGATGGTCTTCACTGTGCTGGCGATCGCCACGGCCACCGGCGGCGTGGTGTTCAACGCCACCACCATGACGTATCCGAAGCTGTTTCAGGATCGCTTGCACGACCTGTTCGCCTCGCCGCAAACCTTGGGTCTCATCGTCAGCTTGGCTTACGCCTTTGGGGCCATTGCGCAATTGACCATCGGCCGTTTCCTCGACCGGTTCAGCCTCAAATGGCCGTTCGTGATCCTGACCATCTGCCAGGCACCGTTTCTGTTCGCGCTGGCCTACGTCGACAGCTGGCCGGTGATGCTGCTGGGGGCGGGTTTCATGTTCGTGGTGTTTGGTCAGGTGACGGTTAACGATGCGATGGTCGCTAACTTCGTCGCGCCGCAATGGCAGTCGCGGGTATTCGCGTTGCGTTACTTCTTGTCCTTCGGTGCGAGCGCCACAGCGATTCCGCTGATTGCCTACGTAGAGCCACGTCAGGGGCTGGCGGGGCTGTATCTCATTCTTGCGGGCTTCGCGGCATTGACCTTCCTTGCGGCGGCCGTTTTCCCACGCACCCCGGCTGAAAACCCCTCGGCTCAGCTCGCTTAG
- a CDS encoding class I SAM-dependent methyltransferase — protein sequence MDPRSEVLLRQAELFQGSLLLANLPADDLLGTLPNARGWSWHAGDFAALDTRFNGRTYFGTEAPAEPLEAAVLFLPKAKDLTDYLLNALASRLAGRELFLVGEKRAGIEAAARQLSPFGRARKLDSARHCQLWQVTVEDAPHAIELNSLAKYFDIEVLGGPLKVVSLPGVFSHGRLDRGSALLLDNLDRLPTGHLLDFGCGAGVLGAAVKRRNPDMKVTMLDVDAFATASTRLTLVANGLEAEVITGDGIDAAPEHLDVILTNPPFHTGVHTDYAATESLLRKAREHLKKGGELRLVANSFLRYQPIIEQHLGVCAVMAEGNGFRIYRAKRA from the coding sequence ATGGACCCGCGCAGTGAAGTGTTACTCCGTCAGGCCGAGCTTTTTCAGGGTTCGTTGCTGCTTGCCAATCTGCCTGCCGACGACTTGCTAGGCACGCTGCCGAACGCCCGGGGCTGGAGCTGGCATGCCGGGGATTTCGCCGCGCTGGACACCCGCTTCAACGGTCGCACCTATTTCGGGACCGAAGCACCCGCCGAGCCTTTAGAGGCAGCGGTCCTGTTCTTGCCGAAAGCCAAAGACCTCACCGATTACCTGCTCAACGCTCTCGCCTCGCGCCTGGCCGGTCGCGAACTGTTCCTGGTGGGCGAAAAGCGCGCAGGCATCGAAGCGGCGGCCCGTCAGCTCAGCCCATTTGGCCGTGCGCGCAAACTCGATAGCGCTCGTCATTGCCAGCTGTGGCAGGTCACCGTCGAGGACGCCCCTCACGCCATCGAATTGAACAGCCTCGCCAAATACTTCGACATCGAAGTCCTAGGCGGCCCTTTGAAAGTCGTCAGCCTGCCCGGCGTGTTCAGCCATGGCCGTCTGGATCGCGGCTCTGCCCTGTTGCTGGACAATCTGGATCGCCTGCCCACCGGCCATTTGCTCGACTTCGGCTGCGGCGCGGGGGTCTTGGGTGCTGCGGTCAAACGTCGCAACCCCGACATGAAAGTGACGATGCTCGATGTCGACGCCTTCGCGACCGCCAGCACCCGCTTGACGCTCGTCGCCAACGGTCTTGAAGCTGAGGTCATTACCGGTGACGGCATCGATGCCGCGCCGGAACATCTGGACGTGATTCTGACCAATCCGCCCTTCCACACCGGCGTTCATACTGATTACGCTGCAACTGAAAGCCTGCTGAGAAAAGCCCGCGAACATCTGAAAAAAGGCGGCGAATTGCGCTTGGTCGCCAACAGTTTCCTGCGTTACCAACCGATCATCGAGCAGCATCTTGGCGTATGTGCCGTCATGGCAGAGGGGAATGGCTTCCGGATTTACCGCGCCAAACGTGCCTGA
- a CDS encoding TMEM165/GDT1 family protein has translation MLESLLVPTAVVALAEIGDKTQLLALILAARFRKPWPIIAGIVAATLANHAAAGAVGAWFGSFFSDAMLHWILAASFTATALWTLVPDKMDDDEANTARKFGPFMTTLIAFFLAEIGDKTQIATVMLAAQYSYLWLVILGTTLGMLLANVPVVLAGNFAAEKLPLTLIRRLAAGAFFILAIVAVYKAMQVSGWV, from the coding sequence ATGCTGGAATCCCTGTTGGTCCCCACCGCGGTCGTCGCACTGGCCGAAATCGGTGACAAGACCCAACTCCTCGCGCTTATCCTCGCAGCCCGCTTTCGCAAGCCCTGGCCAATCATCGCCGGCATTGTTGCGGCCACGCTCGCCAACCACGCCGCAGCCGGTGCCGTGGGTGCCTGGTTCGGCAGTTTCTTCTCCGATGCGATGCTGCACTGGATTCTCGCCGCGAGCTTCACCGCCACCGCGCTGTGGACGCTGGTTCCAGACAAAATGGACGACGATGAAGCGAACACTGCCCGTAAATTCGGCCCGTTCATGACCACGCTGATCGCGTTCTTTCTCGCGGAAATCGGCGACAAGACGCAAATCGCGACCGTCATGCTCGCGGCGCAGTATTCCTACCTGTGGCTGGTGATTCTGGGCACGACGCTGGGCATGCTGCTGGCCAACGTACCGGTCGTGCTGGCGGGTAACTTCGCGGCGGAAAAACTGCCCCTCACCTTGATCCGTCGCCTGGCAGCGGGGGCGTTCTTCATCCTCGCCATCGTGGCGGTGTACAAGGCGATGCAGGTGAGCGGCTGGGTGTAA
- a CDS encoding helix-turn-helix transcriptional regulator, producing MLINHLRHSPVTAHPADYPEGGYHPWHIHAEAQLLYAVSGMMRLVTKTGAWVIPPTRAVWIPPMVQHETFMSGEVLMRSLFIAGEHCPPGLNQCCVLAVTPLLRELIVRATQGDEHAANPLIQQLMLEEVAGLKNLPLHIPMPRDRRLHSICVSVLKAPDHGNTLEDWAQEVGASSRTLTRLFKQELDLSFNAWRQQVRLMEALPRLLDGESVQRVANDLGYGSARAFSAMFSRLLGESPREYLGALRQLSQLKR from the coding sequence ATGTTGATCAATCATCTCCGCCACAGCCCCGTGACTGCTCACCCTGCGGACTACCCCGAAGGCGGCTATCACCCGTGGCACATTCACGCCGAGGCGCAGTTGCTCTATGCGGTCAGCGGCATGATGCGGCTGGTGACCAAAACCGGCGCCTGGGTAATTCCGCCAACGCGGGCGGTGTGGATTCCGCCGATGGTGCAGCACGAGACGTTCATGTCCGGCGAGGTGTTGATGCGCTCGCTGTTCATTGCGGGCGAACACTGCCCACCGGGGTTGAATCAGTGCTGCGTGCTGGCCGTCACGCCGCTGTTGCGCGAGCTGATCGTGCGGGCCACTCAAGGTGACGAGCATGCGGCCAATCCGCTGATTCAGCAGTTGATGCTGGAAGAAGTCGCCGGGCTGAAAAACCTTCCGCTGCACATCCCGATGCCCCGCGACCGGCGTCTGCACAGCATTTGTGTGTCCGTGCTCAAGGCCCCCGATCACGGCAACACGCTGGAGGATTGGGCGCAGGAAGTCGGCGCCAGCTCACGCACACTGACGCGGCTGTTCAAACAGGAATTGGACCTGAGTTTCAACGCGTGGCGTCAGCAAGTGCGCTTGATGGAAGCGTTGCCGAGACTGCTCGATGGCGAGAGTGTGCAGCGGGTGGCGAATGATCTGGGGTATGGCAGCGCGAGAGCGTTTAGCGCCATGTTCAGTCGTTTGCTGGGAGAAAGCCCCCGGGAGTATCTGGGGGCGTTGCGGCAGTTGAGCCAGCTGAAGCGATAG